From Microbacterium rhizosphaerae:
GGCCAGTCCGATCCGCCGGCGACAAGGCCGCCGGCGTCCAGGATCGTGCGGTTCGGCTGCGAGCGATACGCCCGATCACCGAGGACCGACGCCAGGGCATCCGGGATGACTCCGGGAAACCACAGGAACGGCGATATATCGGCGGCGATGCCCAGCCGCACCATCCGCTCGATGTCGTCCCCCGCGAGGAACTGACCGTGCGCCATCTGGAACCGCGTGTCGGTGTAGCCCTCGCTGCGCAGGCGCTCGACGACGTCGATGAGGACGCGCGCGGACCCGTCGCCCGTCACGTGCACCTTGGCCCCGAGTCCCCGGTCGGCGACGGCGTGCAGCCAGCCGTACAGCTCGTCGGCATCCATCGTCGTCGTGCCGTGGAAGTGCGCTCCGTGCACGTCGTCGGGCAGATACGGGTCGAGGAACAGCGCCGTGCGCGCAGGAGGCACGCCGTCGAGGAAGATCTTCACGAAATCCGGACGATGGTGCTCCGAGCGGAACTCCTCGCCACGGGCGATCAGCTCGTGCCCGACGAGCTCGTAGCCGAAGATCTCGTCGTTGACGGTGAGGGACGACACCACCCACGCATTGAGTTCGCCCGCGTCATCGAGGGACGTGAGGGCGCGAAGGATGTCGAGGGACACGGCCGCATCCTGGAACGTCGTGACCCCGTAGCCGTTGAGCAGCTCGATCCCCCGCGCGGACGCGCGCCGATGCTGGTCGGCGGTCAGCCCGCCGGCCTCGGCGTGCGCCTTGGCGACGAGGATGCCGGCGGCCTCCAGCAGCACGCCGCTCGGCTCCCCGTCGGCGGCATCCACGAGCGTCACGCCCTCTGCCGGAATCGCTTCCTTCGTGATGCCGGCCAGTCGCAGCGCCCGCGTGTTCACCCACCGGTTGTGGTGACTGTCGTCGGAGAGCATGACCGGCCGGCCCCCGGCGGCCTCGTCGAGCCGCAGCCGGGCCGCGGTCGTGTTCACCTCGTCCATGAGCGTGCTCGCCCACGATCCGCCGGTGATCCACGCGTCCTCGGGAAGGGTGGCGGCGCGCTCGCGGACGAGCTCGAGGATCTCGTCGAGCGACAGCGCAACGCCGAACGACAGCTCGAACAGGTCGGTGACGCCGGCGACGGCGTGGTGGTTGTGGACGTCCACGAAACCGGGGTACACCGCCGCGCCCGCGAGGTTGCGCACCTCGGTGTCGTCACCGCGATGCGCCAGCACATCGTCGGCGGTGCCGACGGCGAGCACCGTGCCGCCTGCGAAGGCGATCGCCTCCGCCACCGGCCGAGCGCGGTTCGCGGTGCGCACCACGGCGCCGGTCAGGATCAGATCAGCGCTCATCGCGTGCTCAGCGGACGAGCTCGCGGGCCGGGTCGTACTCGGCCGGGTGCGCGGTCATCGAGATGAGGCGGCCGTGCGCGCCGAACGTGAAGTGCGTGGGGCGAGCCGAGGGGTCCTCCGCCTCGCCGAACAGCACGCCGTGCGAGCGGATCGCCTTCTGGTCGCGGTGGTCGGCGATGGTGATCGAGCCGCACGGGATGACGCCCTCCCGCCACGTGAACACGTAGATGCCGGGGCGCATCCGGTACACGGTGTTCTCGTCGGTGTCGGCGAGACCCTGCTCGGGGCCGGCGAGGCACTGCCACGTGTACCAGTGCGGCGACAGGTAGACGTGCTCGTACGCGTGCTCGCTGGAATAGACCCACAGCACCCGACGGCCGATGAGCTCCAGGGTCGGGGCCGGCGCCTCGCCGACGCCGCCGGAGACCTCCTCGATGCGGGCCACGGTGAACGCGTGCTGCACTGCCACCTGCTCCACCGTGCGCTCGCCGAGAGTCGCGATCACCGCGAGCGCGTAGCCGCTGCGGAGGTCGAGGAACAGGGAGACCGACTCATCCGGACGGTAGTCGTCGTTGTGGTGGAACTGCGCGTAGTACAGGTCGTCATCGACCTTGATGACCTCGCATGGATCGGTCTGCTGTGCGGCCTCGATCGGGTCGCCCGCGCCGGGACGGTAGTCCCACGAGACGCCGCCGGGGCCGAACGTGTGCGCGATGCGGGTGCCGCGCTCGTCGACGAGGGTGAGGGTGCGGCCGTCGAGGTCGGTCGACAGCGGCGCCTTGCTCGCATCGAATCCGGGGGCCAGGCCGTCCAGGGGCAGCCACGTGGAGGTGTCGGAGAGATTCACATCGGTCATGTGCGGGTTCCTTTCGAACGGCGTGCGGTCAGAAGCCGGGGACGGGGTCCTTGCCCTGCTCGGCTGCGTGGACATTGAACTTCTCGAGGTCGGTGGCGAGCGCGTCGTAGACCTCGGGCTTCTTCCGCTTGAGCACGGCTCCGTAGACGATGCCGCCGATGACGGCGAGCACGAGCAGCAGCGGCAGGCTGAGGATGAGCGGGTTGGACGAGCCGGCGACGATGTCGAAGTGCACGACGGCGAGCACGACGATCGTCGTGAGGCCGAGGAAGCCGAGCCCCGGCGCGATGAACGTGCTCCACCAGCGCGGGTCGCGCTGGCGGCGGAACCACACCACGATCGAGATCGCCGCGAGAGCCTGCAGCACGAGCACGGCCAGCGTGCCGAACCCGAGCATCGCCGGCACGAGCGTGGCGATCGGGCTCAGGCCGGCGACCGCGAACAGGCCGGCGACGATCGCGCCGAAGGCTGCCTGCACGAGCCCGGCGTAGGCGGGGGAGCCGTTCGAGCGCGTGCGGGCGAGCCACTGCGGCAGGATCCGCGCCCGGCCCATCGAGTACAGGTATCGCGTCGCCGAGTTGTGGAAGGCGAGCATGGCGGCGAACAGGCTCACGAGCAGCAGGATCTCGGCGATGATCGTCATCGGCGTGCCGAGGTACTGCTGGATGAGGGAGAACAGCAGGTCGCCGCTGTCGAGGTGCTTCAGGGCCGTCGACTGCGCCTGCGCGACTCCGGTGGCGCTGACCACGGCCCAGGTCGAGACGCCGAGGATGATCCCGATCGCGACGATGGCGGTGTAGGTCGCGCGCGGGATGGTCTTCAGCGGGCGCTTGGCCTCCTCGCTGAACAGCGCGGTCGCCTCGAAGCCGAGGAAGCCGGTCGCCGCGAGGAGCAGGCCGATGGGCAGCGAGCCGGAGAACACGGCCGCCGGGCTGAAGGCCGCCCAGCTGAAGCCGGTCTGCACGAGCACCGAGATGTCGAAGACGACGAGCATCAGGGTCTCGAGCACGAGCGAGACGCCGAGGATCTTCGAGCTGAAGTCGACGCCCCGGCGGGCCATGACGAAGCAGACGGCGATCGAGAGCAGGCCCCACACGTACCAGTTCACGTCGAGGCCGGTGAGCTGGGCGATGATCGTCTGCATGAAGAAGCCGCTCGTGCCGATCGTGCCGACGACGAAGAAGTTGTAGCCGAGGGTGGCGATCAGTCCCGCGATCAGTCCGCCGGTGCGGCCGAGGCCTTTCACGACGAACGCGTAGAACCCGCCGGCGTTGGCGAGCTGCTTCGA
This genomic window contains:
- a CDS encoding molybdenum cofactor biosynthesis F family protein gives rise to the protein MTDVNLSDTSTWLPLDGLAPGFDASKAPLSTDLDGRTLTLVDERGTRIAHTFGPGGVSWDYRPGAGDPIEAAQQTDPCEVIKVDDDLYYAQFHHNDDYRPDESVSLFLDLRSGYALAVIATLGERTVEQVAVQHAFTVARIEEVSGGVGEAPAPTLELIGRRVLWVYSSEHAYEHVYLSPHWYTWQCLAGPEQGLADTDENTVYRMRPGIYVFTWREGVIPCGSITIADHRDQKAIRSHGVLFGEAEDPSARPTHFTFGAHGRLISMTAHPAEYDPARELVR
- a CDS encoding APC family permease, coding for MTEPSTGTSLRTNTLGVAGIVFLVLAAVAPLTGMVVVASLAIALGNGGGAPASFFIVAVILLLFAVGYAQMSKQLANAGGFYAFVVKGLGRTGGLIAGLIATLGYNFFVVGTIGTSGFFMQTIIAQLTGLDVNWYVWGLLSIAVCFVMARRGVDFSSKILGVSLVLETLMLVVFDISVLVQTGFSWAAFSPAAVFSGSLPIGLLLAATGFLGFEATALFSEEAKRPLKTIPRATYTAIVAIGIILGVSTWAVVSATGVAQAQSTALKHLDSGDLLFSLIQQYLGTPMTIIAEILLLVSLFAAMLAFHNSATRYLYSMGRARILPQWLARTRSNGSPAYAGLVQAAFGAIVAGLFAVAGLSPIATLVPAMLGFGTLAVLVLQALAAISIVVWFRRQRDPRWWSTFIAPGLGFLGLTTIVVLAVVHFDIVAGSSNPLILSLPLLLVLAVIGGIVYGAVLKRKKPEVYDALATDLEKFNVHAAEQGKDPVPGF
- a CDS encoding amidohydrolase; protein product: MSADLILTGAVVRTANRARPVAEAIAFAGGTVLAVGTADDVLAHRGDDTEVRNLAGAAVYPGFVDVHNHHAVAGVTDLFELSFGVALSLDEILELVRERAATLPEDAWITGGSWASTLMDEVNTTAARLRLDEAAGGRPVMLSDDSHHNRWVNTRALRLAGITKEAIPAEGVTLVDAADGEPSGVLLEAAGILVAKAHAEAGGLTADQHRRASARGIELLNGYGVTTFQDAAVSLDILRALTSLDDAGELNAWVVSSLTVNDEIFGYELVGHELIARGEEFRSEHHRPDFVKIFLDGVPPARTALFLDPYLPDDVHGAHFHGTTTMDADELYGWLHAVADRGLGAKVHVTGDGSARVLIDVVERLRSEGYTDTRFQMAHGQFLAGDDIERMVRLGIAADISPFLWFPGVIPDALASVLGDRAYRSQPNRTILDAGGLVAGGSDWPVSESPNPFEGMQGLVTRADPLGRAPGVLWPEQAITAGEALEVFTINGARAMGLEDVTGSLEPGKSADFVIVDRDFVTGPADAIIDTRVLETWFAGRRVFTAG